The segment CCTCAGCGCGGATCGCGATATAAATTCCGACAAGAATTGCGCCGTAAATTTTAAAATTTCAAACGCAAATTTAAAGGCCGATTTAGCGCGCCCGAAGGCGAGTTTTAGATGATAAAATTTTTAAATCTAAAAGTTACTGCCGCTGTGCTCGCGCTGCTACTCGCAGGCTGCGACGGATGGAAGCACCATCTAAGCAGCGACGGCACCTCGCTTGCCTCCAAGTTCGACCCCTCCGAGCGCACACTAAAGATCGAGGGCAACGACAAGCCGTTCGTGCTGTTTTTCTACACCGGCAGCTGCGGCGCGTGCAAAGCCCAAGTGCCCACGCTAAACGAGCTGCAAGCTAACGGCGACGCGCTGATTATCGGCATTCTAGGCGACGGTAAAGGCTTAGAAGCCGACGCCGCGGTTGCTCGCGAAAAGGGGATAAAATTCCCAAGCGTCAGCGGCGCGAGCTCGGTGAAATACTTTGAAACCATCGTAGGCGGCATTTTCGGCACCCCCACGTCGGTGATCTACGATAAAAACGGCAAAGCGGTCAAAAAACTCATCGGCCTCTACCCCAAATCCGCCTTCGAAACGCAGCTCAAGCTTATAAATTAACGAGCAGAATTTGATGCAGCTAGCTTTTGCGGCGGCGGATTGCAAATACCCACTAAAATTAACACTTCGAGTTTAAAATTTCTTTCAACTTGTAGATGCCTTTGCGTTTAAATTTCAAAATTTAGGCGCGCAGCGGATTTAAGTATTCGCCGAGTTTTGCTAAAATTAGCTTTGTCATTAATCTGCTTAAAGGACTAAAAGCGGCAATATTAAAACAGAAAGGATACTTCAATGAGTAAAAAACTTTTTGCTTTAGGCGCTGCGATACTTTGCGGCGCGCTAAGCCTAAACGCCGAGGTCGCGACGACGCAGAGCGTGCAAATAGATCTGAAATTTAACGCCGCAAATTTCACGCAAGAAAGCGTGATCGTAGGCGGCAAAAAGATAAAATTTCGCGCCTATAAAAACATAATCTACGTCGCAAAACCCGTAAGCGCGCACTATCAGAGCATGAATATCTTCATCCCGCAGCAGTATTTTGAGGGGCGCAAGAGCGGTAAATTTGACGCCGCGAGCGCGCCGATATTTTTGCCAAACGGCGTGGGCGGCTACATGCCGGGTGAAGCGGGCGAGGTCAAAATAGACGAAAGCGGCAAGCCAAACGCGATCGCTACGGCGCTTTCGCGCGGTTACGTCGTAGCCGCTCCCGCAGCGCGCAGACGCACGCTAAAGGACGCAAACGGCGATTATATCGGCAAGGCGCCCTCAGCGATCATTGATCTAAAGGCAGCCGTGCGGTATCTGAAATTTAACGACGCGGCGATGCCGGGGGACGCGAACAAAATCATCTCAAACGGCACGAGCGCAGGCGGCGCTCTCAGCGCTTTTAGGCGCGAGCGGGGACGAGGCCGCGTACGAGCCGTATCTGCAAGAGCTGGGCGCTGCGAAGGCTAGCGATAAAATTTACGCGGCGTCCGCA is part of the uncultured Campylobacter sp. genome and harbors:
- a CDS encoding TlpA disulfide reductase family protein gives rise to the protein MIKFLNLKVTAAVLALLLAGCDGWKHHLSSDGTSLASKFDPSERTLKIEGNDKPFVLFFYTGSCGACKAQVPTLNELQANGDALIIGILGDGKGLEADAAVAREKGIKFPSVSGASSVKYFETIVGGIFGTPTSVIYDKNGKAVKKLIGLYPKSAFETQLKLIN